The Platichthys flesus chromosome 18, fPlaFle2.1, whole genome shotgun sequence genome includes a window with the following:
- the LOC133973371 gene encoding phospholipase ABHD3-like: MLLSHLDLWRVYWECVSRPSTVFICSITAALYYLWGRQCQTPALVCSEAFSAFLQEHCPVVSERFSPTPWCWGGRFQTLVCSVLKSKPHVTYRNELIRTGDGGQISLDWVDNHASASYPESSTRPTILILPGLAGNSKQPYVLHTISQATRRGYRCVVFNNRGAAGEELLTPRTYCAANTSDLEHVVQHVKGLLPQAPVLGTGVSMGGMLLLNYLGRKRSESGLVAGFTVSVPWDAQKSSVSMEEPLNWLLFNKYLTSVLCGLITRHRKILEKVVDLDHVLKSQSIREFDERFTSLLFGYKSCEDYYVDASPDKKLHNTAVPILCLNAADDPFSPKSTFPLSIVQDLPNVALLLTAHGGHIAFMQGLFPRGENYMERLFSQFVHAAFEHPTDINKACCIK, encoded by the exons ATGTTGTTATCCCACTTGGATCTGTGGAGAGTATACTGGGAGTGTGTCTCCAGACCTTCCACCGTGTTCATCTGCTCCATCACCGCCGCTCTCTACTATCTGTGGGGCCGCCAATGTCAG ACACCAGCTCTGGTTTGTAGTGAGGCGTTCAGTGCATTTCTCCAAGAGCACTGTCCTGTGGTGTCCGAGCGCTTCAGTCCCACTCCGTGGTGCTGGGGAGGCCGATTCCAAACCCTGGTCTGTTCCGTCCTCAAATCCAAACCCCACGTCACATATCGCAA TGAGCTGATCCGTACAGGTGACGGCGGTCAGATTTCGCTGGACTGGGTAGACAATCACGCCAGTGCGTCCTACCCAGAATCCTCTACCCGCCCCACAATACTGATCCTCCCGGGCCTGGCAGGGAACAGCAAGCAGCCCTACGTGCTCCACACCATCAGCCAGGCCACCCGCCGTGGCTACAG ATGTGTGGTCTTCAACAACAGAGGTGCCGCAGGAGAAGAGTTGTTG ACGCCTCGCACCTACTGTGCAGCCAACACCTCAGATCTCGAGCATGTGGTGCAACACGTCAAAGGACTCCTCCCTCAGGCCCCTGTACTTGGCACCGGAGTGTCGATGGGAGG AATGCTGTTGTTAAACTACCTGGGCCGCAAGCGCTCGGAGTCGGGGCTGGTGGCCGGCTTCACCGTTTCCGTCCCCTGGGATGCGCAGAAATCCTCCGTCTCTATGGAAGAACCACTGAACTGGCTGCTCTTCAACAAGTACCTCACGTCCGTCCTGTGTGGTCTGATCACCAG GCACAGGAAGATTCTGGAGAAGGTGGTGGATTTGGACCACGTCCTGAAG TCGCAGTCGATCCGTGAGTTTGACGAGCGCTTCACCTCTCTGCTTTTCGGATATAAATCTTGTGAGGACTACTACGTGGACGCCAGCCCAGACAAGAAGCTCCACAACACAGCAGTCCCCATCCTGTGTCTCAATGCCGCTGACGACCCCTTCTCTCCCAAAAGCA CGTTCCCACTGTCGATAGTCCAGGACCTCCCGAACGTCGCGCTGCTGCTGACGGCTCACGGTGGCCACATCGCCTTCATGCAGGGTTTGTTCCCCCGCGGTGAGAACTACATGGAGCGGCTGTTCAGCCAGTTCGTCCACGCCGCCTTCGAACACCCGACGGACATCAACAAGGCCTGTTGCATCAAGTAG
- the fdft1 gene encoding squalene synthase isoform X1, protein MAGAGYKCPVSLAVFKRSLSVAPRGCGGSAPRSLLPGWRLGERGLQEAARPSSAVRAARFYRHSAFSCLSCQESMSDSLRTCYLYLNQTSRSFAAVIQALDGELRHAVCIFYLVLRALDTVEDDMTIPLDKKVPMLNNFHTFLYQDKWCFTESQEKDRQVLEDFPTISLEFRNLAQEYRDVISDICQRMGVGMAEFLEKKVGSMKEWDLYCHYVAGLVGIGLSQLFSASQLEEPEVGRDTELANSMGLFLQKTNIIRDYLEDTQVGRAFWPQEAWSQFAVRLEDLAKPDKLESALSCLNLLVTDALRHVPDVIAYLSRLRNQSVFNFCAIPQVMAISTLSKCYNNPMVFQGVVKIRKGQAVTLMMEATNMRAVHTIISQHSQEILQKVSLTDPSRDKTLDILALIREKSALSQSTLPSRTHHLSPMYLSAAMLLAALSWQYLSTTAAQAQGPGNIQGQ, encoded by the exons ATGGCCGGAGCTGGCTACAAGTGTCCCGTCTCCCTTGCAGTGTTCAAGCGCTCTCTGTCGGTGGCGCCGCGCGGCTGCGGTGGGTCCGCTCCACGGTCCCTGCTGCCGGGCTGGAGGCTCGGGGAGCGCGGCCTGCAGGAGGCCGCCCGCCCCTCCAGCGCCGTGAGAGCCGCCAGGTTTTACCGACACAGCGCCTTCTCTTGTCTCTCCTGCCAGGAGTCCATGAGCGACAGTCTGCGGACCTGCTACCTGTACCTGAACCAAACCAGCCGGAGCTTCGCCGCCGTGATCCAGGCGCTGGACGGGGAGCTGAG ACATGCagtttgtattttctacttGGTGCTGCGAGCGCTGGACACAGTGGAGGATGACATGACCATCCCCCTGGACAAGAAAGTCCCCATGCTGAATAATTTCCACACCTTCCTGTACCAGGACAAGTGGTGCTTCACCGAGAGCCAGGAGAAAGATCGGCAGGTCCTGGAGGATTTCCCCACG ATATCACTGGAATTCAGAAACCTTGCTCAGGAATACAGAGACGTCATCTCAGACATCTGCCAACGTATGGGAGTGGGAATGGCCGAATTCCTGGAGAAGAAAGTGGGATCCATGAAGGAGTGGGACCTG tATTGCCACTATGTGGCCGGGCTGGTCGGCATTGGCCTGTCTCAGCTCTTCTCTGCGTCCCAGCTGGAGGAGCCTGAGGTGGGGCGGGACACCGAGCTGGCCAACTCCATGGGCCTGTTCCTCCAGAAGACCAACATCATCCGGGACTATCTGGAGGACACGCAAGTGGGACGAGCCTTCTGGCCACAAGAG GCTTGGAGTCAGTTTGCTGTTCGTCTTGAGGACCTGGCCAAGCCGGACAAGCTGGAGTCGGCTCTGTCCTGTCTCAACCTGCTGGTCACCGATGCCCTGCGACACGTCCCAGATGTTATCGCCTACCTGTCGCGTCTGCGCAACCAGAGCGTCTTCAATTTCTGTGCTATTCCACAG GTGATGGCGATATCTACATTATCAAAATGCTACAACAACCCCATGGTGTTCCAGGGAGTGGTAAAGATCAGGAAGGGACAGGCGGTCACCCTCATGATGGAGGCCACCAACATGAGAGCTGTGCACACCATCATCAGCCAGCACAGCCAGGAG ATTTTACAGAAGGTCTCCCTAACTGACCCGTCACGAGACAAGACTCTAGACATCCTGGCTCTGATCCGGGAGAAGTCCGCGCTGTCGCAGTCCACCCTCCCCTCCAGGACCCACCACCTTTCGCCTATGTACCTGTCCGCCGCCATGCTGCTGGCCGCCCTCAGCTGGCAGTACCTCAGCACCACTGCTGCTCAGGCCCAGGGCCCCGGCAACATACAGGGGCAGTGA
- the fdft1 gene encoding squalene synthase isoform X2, whose protein sequence is MDILKSLGHPEELFNLFKFKMGGCSTVMPKLDYESMSDSLRTCYLYLNQTSRSFAAVIQALDGELRHAVCIFYLVLRALDTVEDDMTIPLDKKVPMLNNFHTFLYQDKWCFTESQEKDRQVLEDFPTISLEFRNLAQEYRDVISDICQRMGVGMAEFLEKKVGSMKEWDLYCHYVAGLVGIGLSQLFSASQLEEPEVGRDTELANSMGLFLQKTNIIRDYLEDTQVGRAFWPQEAWSQFAVRLEDLAKPDKLESALSCLNLLVTDALRHVPDVIAYLSRLRNQSVFNFCAIPQVMAISTLSKCYNNPMVFQGVVKIRKGQAVTLMMEATNMRAVHTIISQHSQEILQKVSLTDPSRDKTLDILALIREKSALSQSTLPSRTHHLSPMYLSAAMLLAALSWQYLSTTAAQAQGPGNIQGQ, encoded by the exons ATGGACATCCTGAAGTCACTGGGTCACCCGGAGGAGCTGTTCAACCTGTTCAAGTTCAAGATGGGGGGGTGCTCCACCGTCATGCCGAAGTTGGATTAT GAGTCCATGAGCGACAGTCTGCGGACCTGCTACCTGTACCTGAACCAAACCAGCCGGAGCTTCGCCGCCGTGATCCAGGCGCTGGACGGGGAGCTGAG ACATGCagtttgtattttctacttGGTGCTGCGAGCGCTGGACACAGTGGAGGATGACATGACCATCCCCCTGGACAAGAAAGTCCCCATGCTGAATAATTTCCACACCTTCCTGTACCAGGACAAGTGGTGCTTCACCGAGAGCCAGGAGAAAGATCGGCAGGTCCTGGAGGATTTCCCCACG ATATCACTGGAATTCAGAAACCTTGCTCAGGAATACAGAGACGTCATCTCAGACATCTGCCAACGTATGGGAGTGGGAATGGCCGAATTCCTGGAGAAGAAAGTGGGATCCATGAAGGAGTGGGACCTG tATTGCCACTATGTGGCCGGGCTGGTCGGCATTGGCCTGTCTCAGCTCTTCTCTGCGTCCCAGCTGGAGGAGCCTGAGGTGGGGCGGGACACCGAGCTGGCCAACTCCATGGGCCTGTTCCTCCAGAAGACCAACATCATCCGGGACTATCTGGAGGACACGCAAGTGGGACGAGCCTTCTGGCCACAAGAG GCTTGGAGTCAGTTTGCTGTTCGTCTTGAGGACCTGGCCAAGCCGGACAAGCTGGAGTCGGCTCTGTCCTGTCTCAACCTGCTGGTCACCGATGCCCTGCGACACGTCCCAGATGTTATCGCCTACCTGTCGCGTCTGCGCAACCAGAGCGTCTTCAATTTCTGTGCTATTCCACAG GTGATGGCGATATCTACATTATCAAAATGCTACAACAACCCCATGGTGTTCCAGGGAGTGGTAAAGATCAGGAAGGGACAGGCGGTCACCCTCATGATGGAGGCCACCAACATGAGAGCTGTGCACACCATCATCAGCCAGCACAGCCAGGAG ATTTTACAGAAGGTCTCCCTAACTGACCCGTCACGAGACAAGACTCTAGACATCCTGGCTCTGATCCGGGAGAAGTCCGCGCTGTCGCAGTCCACCCTCCCCTCCAGGACCCACCACCTTTCGCCTATGTACCTGTCCGCCGCCATGCTGCTGGCCGCCCTCAGCTGGCAGTACCTCAGCACCACTGCTGCTCAGGCCCAGGGCCCCGGCAACATACAGGGGCAGTGA
- the gata4 gene encoding transcription factor GATA-4 gives MYPGIMTTNHGPPSYEAGFLHNASAGTSPVYVPTTRVVTPMIPALPYLQTPGASQQSSPVSSHSAWAQPGADSVPSYNHSPVSSRFTFSSSPPMSSGVAAAREVAASYSSPLNISANGREHYGARGLSGSYHSPYTAYMTPNMGGTWPASPFDSQVLHGLQAGATPTRHPNIDLFDDFAEGRECVNCGAMSTPLWRRDGTGHYLCNACGLYHKMNGINRPLIKPQRRLSASRRVGLSCTNCHTTTTTLWRRNAEGEPVCNACGLYMKLHGVPRPLAMKKEGIQTRKRKPKNLNKSQTGTPGCEGNQVTPCSTPRHATGSISLSSGGSTEEPRQIKTEPEAHSLFSHHSAHSQISALPAYMAAQGGAIPLKMSPGGHSGSSGSKAEPWSSLILA, from the exons ATGTACCCGGGCATAATGACCACCAACCACGGACCCCCTTCCTATGAGGCCGGATTTCTGCACAACGCCTCGGCGGGCACCTCCCCGGTCTATGTGCCCACGACGCGGGTCGTCACCCCCATGATCCCGGCGCTGCCTTACCTCCAGACGCCCGGTGCGTCGCAGCAGAGCAGCCCCGTGTCGAGCCACTCCGCCTGGGCGCAGCCAGGCGCGGACTCGGTGCCCTCATACAACCACTCCCCGGTGTCCTCTCGCTTCACCTTCTCCAGCAGCCCACCTATGTCCTCCGGGGTGGCCGCGGCCCGGGAGGTGGCAGCCTCTTACTCCAGCCCGCTAAACATCTCCGCGAACGGCAGGGAGCACTACGGCGCCCGGGGCCTCAGCGGGTCGTACCACAGCCCGTACACGGCCTACATGACCCCGAACATGGGCGGAACGTGGCCGGCGTCCCCGTTCGATAGCCAGGTCCTCCACGGTCTCCAAGCCGGTGCTACTCCAACACGGCATCCAAACATAG ATTTGTTCGATGACTTCGCTGAGGGCCGAGAGTGCGTAAACTGTGGGGCGATGTCGACCCCCCTCTGGAGGCGGGACGGCACCGGCCACTACCTGTGCAACGCCTGCGGGCTGTACCACAAGATGAACGGCATCAACAGGCCCCTCATCAAACCCCAGCGACGACTG TCTGCCTCAAGAAGGGTGGGCCTGTCCTGCACCAACTgtcacaccaccaccaccaccctgtgGAGACGAAACGCAGAGGGAGAGCCGGTCTGCAACGCCTGCGGCCTCTACATGAAACTCCACGGG GTACCACGACCCCTGGCTATGAAGAAAGAGGGGATCCAGACCCGCAAACGCAAACCCAAGAACCTCAACAAGTCCCAAACCG GGACTCCAGGCTGTGAGGGGAATCAAGTCACACCTTGCAGCACTCCCCGTCACGCCACCGGCAGCATCAGCCtaagcagcggcggcagcacaGAGGAGCCTCGTCAGATAAAGACAGAACCGGAGGCTCACAGCTTGTTCTCACACCACAGCGCACACTCACAG ATTTCCGCACTGCCGGCTTACATGGCAGCTCAAGGTGGAGCCATTCCTCTCAAGATGTCCCCCGGGGGCCACAGCGGATCCTCTGGATCCAAAGCTGAGCCGTGGAGCAGCCTAATCCTGGCTTAG
- the LOC133973373 gene encoding cathepsin B-like has product MHRLVLLCVLATVSVSWSRPHLGLLSSEMVDFINKANTTWKAGQNFHNADISHVKGLCGTILNGPKLPEVAHNIENVQLPENFDPRQQWPNCPTLHQIRDQGSCGSCWAFGAAEAMSDRLCIHSSGQISVEISAEDLLSCCDDCGMGCFGGFPSAAWEFWGKTGLVTGGLYGSKVGCRPYSIASCEHHVNGTRPPCQGEQETPKCQEMCIDGYSPSYPKDKHFGRRTYSVPSQQEQIMTELYNNGPVEAAFSVYADFLLYKTGVYQHVTGEMLGGHAIKILGWGQEDGTPYWLAANSWNSDWGDKGFFKIKRGNDECGIESEVVTGIPLN; this is encoded by the exons ATGCATCGactcgtcctcctctgtgtgctgGCGACTGTCTCGGTCTCCTGGTCCCGGCCTCACCTcggcctcctctcctctgagatGGTCGACTTCATTAACAAAGCCAACACCACGTGGAAG GCGGGACAGAACTTCCATAACGCTGACATCAGCCATGTGAAGGGACTGTGTGGGACCATACTGAACGGACCCAAGCTGCCAGAGGT GGCTCATAATATTGAAAACGTGCAACTTCCAGAGAACTTTGACCCACGTCAGCAGTGGCCCAACTGTCCCACCCTCCATCAGATCAGAGACCAGGGCTCCTGTGGATCCTGCTGG GCCTTCGGGGCAGCTGAGGCGATGTCCGACAGGTTATGTATCCACAGCAGCGGTCAGATCTCTGTGGAGATCTCAGCTGAAGATCTGCTTTCCTGCTGTGATGATTGTGGCATGGG CTGTTTCGGTGGTTTTCCCTCTGCTGCCTGGGAATTCTGGGGGAAAACAGGACTCGTGACAGGAGGCCTGTACGGCTCTAAAGTCG GCTGCAGGCCCTACTCCATCGCTTCCTGTGAGCATCATGTGAATGGAACTCGTCCTCCATGTCAGGGGGAACAGGAGACTCCCAAGTGTCAGGAGATGTGCATCGATGGATACTCACCCTCCTACCCGAAAGACAAACACTTTg GGAGACGCACGTACAGCGTCCCCTCCCAACAGGAGCAGATCATGACTGAGCTGTACAACAATGGGCCTGTGGAGGCAGCCTTCTCCGTGTATGCCGACTTTCTGCTGTATAAGACTG GTGTGTATCAGCATGTGACAGGGGAAATGCTTGGTGGTCATGCCATCAAGATCCTCGGCTGGGGGCAGGAGGACGGGACGCCCTACTGGCTGGCTGCCAACTCCTGGAACAGTGACTGGGGAGACAAGG GTTTCTTCAAGATCAAGCGAGGAAATGACGAGTGCGGCATTGAGTCCGAGGTGGTGACAGGAATCCCACTCAACTAG